TATTGTGCTGACATAAAGCCCATTCAAATGGCCTTccttttccagttgagcaaaacctcacattcaaaataaataaataaataaatgagtaaatatatatatataaatgaaacacATACCGGCCAAGGGActtcaaaaacatcaaatattaTCAACAGAAGTCCAACAATGAAAAGTATTACTGCAATGAAGCCTTTCAGAATTAATGCAATTTTCTGTCGTTCCACAAGTTCAGCATCTAATTAAAGGGGAAAACAAAGTATGATAATTCAAATCATATCAGGTTTAAATCAGGACAGggttaattattaaaaatttagTTATATTTCAGTAACATGGTTTGTGTGATGTggataataacatttttataacttGAGGTTTATGACTGACCTTCTTGTGACTCTTTTGTATTCTGTAAAGACTCTTCTGAATGTGGCGTCAAGGTGGTTTCATGTGGTGATATCCAGCATTGTGATATTAGAGGCACAATGTCTAGAGAAAGGTgtaaattaacattatttcaaaacTGTCACACATTTTCAGTATTAAATTGAGGATGTGACATCAACTGACTGGGTTCCCCAAAAGGTAATATGAGTAAACATGCTCCTAACAGGCAAGTTAATTGCAGACATCCATCCGCctacacattcattttcaaactaaTTCCAGTTCAGGGCCATGGGTCCAGTATTAGCTACAAAGAGCACAAGGAAATAATCAGCCCTGGATATGGTGCCATGGCAGGCTCCACTTATGCACATACATACAGGGGCAGGTTGGAATCATCAGTTATCTTAACATACACATCTGTAGGGATGTGAGAGCAAAACCAGAGTATCTGGAGGATAACCCATGTAGATATAGAGttaacatgcacactccacacacacATAACTTGGGGAAGATTtcaacccaggatgctggatccatgcaACTTCAGAGATAGCAGCTTAGCCATCATATCACAGTATAGAATGctgaaacctacttaatccagtttcTAAGACATTCAAGCTAATCTTTTTGCACAAGTTATATAGTATTTTCTACAACTATGTTGATAAATGCTAAATTGTTCCTTACTGAATGTGTTCTGAACTTGCTAAAcgttttacaagaaaaaaagattttaagttattccatgaaattaaacaaatgtttaaCTTACCTGTACAGATGATACCAAAGGCTGTGTTATTTATCTCCTTATTACCTGAGAATTTTATACAGCAGTTTGATTCGTTACCATAGTTGACAACAGGAGAGGGAGTGACTGGTCCAGATTTGTGAGTGCTATCTGAATATAGCAGATACACCTCAAAATCCTTCAGGTTAATGTGGCATTTGAAATTAGCAACTGAGGTgcttttgttgtgtttattttcatatgTGCTCGATTTCTctgtcaacaaaatgcaaaatgttacagtattaaaactaaaaacatttccCTCTGCCCACATATTTTTTGTACTTGCTTAATGCTATTCAGAATCACAGAGATCCATAAATGCCCTGctaggctttttttttgtacagttaaTTTGCACTATTTTCTTACCATATGAAAATCCATCAAAGTTCTTCTGCGATAACAATGTTGCATTCTTAATCACACAGATAGAATTGCTACTTTCTAGAGAATAAAAGGCAACAAATTACATGATTGCAAAAGAAAAGGATCATCTGATGACATATTTGATGCAGGTTATCCATAAGTGTAATGCTGTTCTTTTCTctttaagagaaaaaagaaatggaaaatactGAACTCaccaaagtttaaaaaatatttggaatgcTGCTGATACTCTAAGATATGTCTAGAACCAAGACTTTTGTAAAGTTAAAAATTGAATAGAACACTTACCATGTTGACTATGGCTGGAAATCAGAACAACAAAAATAAGCACCACTGTAGGATCCATCTGTGTTTATCACTCTGCAATCTGGATTTCTTCATCTAAAGTGAAGTTTATTATTTCTTAGAGAAGAGAATAATTAACCCACAGGATTACAGGCAAATctattttgaatgtattttcaTCCAAGGTGCTAAATAGAATATATTTCAAATAAGCTGTACAAAAATATCTGAGCTGTGTCAGTACCTCAAAGAGGTTTTAAAAGTGTTACAAGTAATATGGCTGATACTTGCATGGTttctaatgaaaaataaaatgaaagtaaaggcAAGCCCCAGCAATTTTAGTGTACTGCCATAAAGTCTATAAACTGAGACTCTGTTTCTCATAAAAACAGCAAATTATGTGGGGAATGCCTAAGAGATTAGTCAGGCTGCTGTTGTTCATTAGGAGCAGAGTTTTACActgcaatacatacatacacacattatcaAAAAAAGCTTAATTCAGTTCAAAGTCATGGGGACAGTAATACATTTACCttttaaataatattgtgaaaataaccaTCACATATTTCTAGGAATTAGTATCATGCATTATGAATAGGTGGCAGATTAGCGAGAAGTTGCCAGGGCAAATTGTACAATCAAGGAGAGATTGAACAGAGGAAACTCATACAGCACTCTAGGgggtagagagagagaaatgagacatacagacagagtgAGAGACACACAGCCTCACATGCAGCAATGAAGGTCTTGCCAGAGAGAAAATGTAGGAACCACTAGAGGGCGCTATACATTGCATGCATATCAGAAGCCATAGAAGGGCAATTGATAGGGGTGCAAGTGAGAGAGAAATTGGGATGGGGGCTGCTCTGAGTACAACCCTAATCCAAAATACAAACAACTCTGTTTTAAATGTGTATCTGTCTGAAATTAACTAACtaattttgctgttatttttcatttatttattgccatttttaatgactttgttagtgacattaccaacagtgccgttttatgtttttgatattgCTATGCTGCTGTCCTTGTGTGTTGAGGCATTGCTGTGCATGTATGGGTGTGCTGCCAACATGACAGCCATTTTCAATAAGGGGAAATGACAAGTTAGTGTCTGCactttttacaataaaatgaCCTCTTGGCTGAAataatatgcagatgatatggtcttatatatatcggacccagaaaacactgtccctgctgttttaacagcactaacagaatttcaaaagatatctggtcttagaattaatctgaataaaagtatactctttccagtgaactcacaagcatataatattaaattagacaccctaccttttaccatagcagatcagtttaaatacctaggggtaaatatcacaagtaaacataaagctctttatcaacaaaattttggcgtctgtatggaaaaaattaagcaagacttgcatagatggtcaacccttcatctcactctagccggaagaattaacattgttaagatgaatatccttcctaaacttctctttttatttcaaaacatttcaatatatatcaataaatcgttttttaaacagttagattcaataataacctcattcatttggaactcaaaacacccacgtatccgaagagcgaccctacaaagacctcaggcagaaggtggcatggctttacctaattttcagttttattactgggcagcaagcatacaagccataaaaacctggacacaaataaatgcacatacccaggcttggtctgcaatagaagtaaaatcctgtagtacttctttatattccctgctctgctctccaataaatgaaagttatcgcaaatatactaataacccaattgtgctttactcactcagaatatggaaccaaattaggaagcattttaagatggaaaatctttaatcagtggcacctctgcaagggaaccacctctttcaacct
This region of Erpetoichthys calabaricus chromosome 8, fErpCal1.3, whole genome shotgun sequence genomic DNA includes:
- the LOC114656563 gene encoding uncharacterized protein LOC114656563 isoform X1; this translates as MDPTVVLIFVVLISSHSQHESSNSICVIKNATLLSQKNFDGFSYEKSSTYENKHNKSTSVANFKCHINLKDFEVYLLYSDSTHKSGPVTPSPVVNYGNESNCCIKFSGNKEINNTAFGIICTDIVPLISQCWISPHETTLTPHSEESLQNTKESQEDAELVERQKIALILKGFIAVILFIVGLLLIIFDVFEVPWPCQTCKKQQKETVNQTPVSTHFLSLKFLSRIWKITKEDTPPPARTTNEEVIIIYETFF
- the LOC114656563 gene encoding uncharacterized protein LOC114656563 isoform X2, which gives rise to MDPTVVLIFVVLISSHSQHEKSSTYENKHNKSTSVANFKCHINLKDFEVYLLYSDSTHKSGPVTPSPVVNYGNESNCCIKFSGNKEINNTAFGIICTDIVPLISQCWISPHETTLTPHSEESLQNTKESQEDAELVERQKIALILKGFIAVILFIVGLLLIIFDVFEVPWPCQTCKKQQKETVNQTPVSTHFLSLKFLSRIWKITKEDTPPPARTTNEEVIIIYETFF